In the genome of Populus trichocarpa isolate Nisqually-1 chromosome 10, P.trichocarpa_v4.1, whole genome shotgun sequence, the window CATCAATGGCGTCATCATCGCCATCTCCTGTTTCCCTTGCTCCTGTTTAGTATAATCCTTTGCTCCTGTTTCCCCAATCCTTGCCCTTCCTTCCACCCCATCCTCGCCATCATCCTCTGCGCCGCAGTCATTTGTCCACCAGCACCAACTCCCAACCCTATCGTCCCTGACATCCCAATACTAAACCCATCCCCATTCCTGGGTGGCGAAGAACTCCTCGGAACACCTCCACTCATGGCAGCACGCCTTCTCCACGCTTCCTCCCCAGAAATATTCACATCCCTGTCCCTATCCTtctccctttccctttccctctccctctcctcctcctcctcttgccTCCTCCTCTCAATCTCCCTCAACCTCTCCGCTTCCATcgccttcctttttttctccctcctATAATCTTCATAATCATTCAGCCTGGCCGGATCATACTCCTCAACAACCACCGAATTCACCCCTACCAGTTCTGGTTGCGGAGCAACCTCATCGGGTAGCACAGTCGCCGCCGCCACGAACGAAGAAACTAAAGATTTGGAAGCAGAGATTTGGGGTTTAGGtttgttagggttttttaaaagtgatgtGAGcagaagaaattaataaaagtgAATGTGGACTTGTGGtgttaatttagaatttaggtttttttttttgggttgacccgggttaacccgggtcaacccatctgacccgtgacccgatcacttgaccgggtcgggtttcaaaactatagaaAAAAGGCTTGTGCTTCTCGTGCATCTTTTATTCCCCTCCCCTGTCCCTTTCACTCAAAGGGTTAGTTCGAGTTTCTTCGCATATTGTTGAAAATATGAAGGATAATTGTTTTGCGACGACTGATTGTGTCATCATCAAAATAGGTAGGATTAAATTGtggtaatgattttttaaaaaatattttttatttgaaaatatattaatataatattttttaaattttatttttaatatcaatatatcaaaatcatttaaaaatatcaaaaactttaatttaaaataaaaattttatttttttaaaaaaagcacgGCATCACTACAATAGTTAACACTCACAAAATCTCGTGGAAGTGTTGAGtgctttttttttgggttattaacTTGGTTCATGAGTTTGAACCGGATCACCTAAATTATTAAATAGTTAAATGAGTTTTATCTGTCAAAATCTTGGTTAATTCAACTAATAACCTGAAccgattttaaattttgaatttcctaCATTAATCTATCCGGTTggcaaatattataaatatggtaaaaaaataataaaaaaaatgcagtaCAGGCACACCACTCGTATATAAAAGACACCGAAGGTTTGAACTTTGATCACTGAATTGAGGTGTTGCCAATTGAACTTCATTGGTACTGGTAGAATATGGCAGATGAGAAGAAACAAAACCTGGAAAACAAACCTGTGTTGTCTCCACCTCTACCCGAGAGGAAGAAAAACACCTCACCAAACTTCCTTTTATCTGTTGAGCTCAAATATGTGAAACTTGGTTACCACTACTTGGTTTACAATGCCATGTACCTCATGCTCATGCCAGTACTTTGCGTGATTTTTGctcatctttcaacattcaCAGTTGATGAGCTTTGGAATCaactcaaattcaattttgtgaCAGTAGTTCTTTCCTCAACCTCAATTGTTTTTACTGCTACACTCTACTTCATGAGCCGTCCAAGAAAAGTTTACTTGGTGGATTTTTCATGTTACAAGCCCGGACCAGCTCATAAAGTATCTAGAGAACTCTTCATGCAGTTATCTGCAGCGTCCGAGGTTTTCACAGAGCAAAGCTtagcttttcaaaagaaaatcctAGAGAAATCAGGCTATGGTGAAATGACCTACGCTCCAAAAGGCTTGATGCGTGTCCCGCCAGACCAGTCCATGGCTGAATCCTGGAGGGAATCAGAGATGGTGATGTTCGGAGCAATTGATGATCTCTTGGCCAAAACAATGGTGAAGCCTAGAGACATAGGAATACTGGTGGTGAATAGCAGTTTGTTCAATCCCACGCCGTCTCTCTCAGCTAGAGTTGTGAATCACTACAAGCTTAGAGGGAACATTTTGAGCTATAATCTTGGTGGTATGGGCTGCAGTGCAGGACTTATTTCTATTGATCTTGCCAAAGACCTTTTACAGGTTtgttacttcaaattaatggcAAACTTTTACGGTTTTTAAGGTGCCGCCTTCGGATTtagcaatttaatttgaatgatttGACGACGGTACGGTTGATATATAGCATGATTTGCACATATGTAtgatattcttaaaattaagcATGAGTTTG includes:
- the LOC18102501 gene encoding DNA-damage-repair/toleration protein DRT111, chloroplastic; the encoded protein is LKNPNKPKPQISASKSLVSSFVAAATVLPDEVAPQPELVGVNSVVVEEYDPARLNDYEDYRREKKRKAMEAERLREIERRRQEEEEEREREREREKDRDRDVNISGEEAWRRRAAMSGGVPRSSSPPRNGDGFSIGMSGTIGLGVGAGGQMTAAQRMMARMGWKEGQGLGKQEQRIMTPLMAKKTDRRAGVIVNASEKKVKSVNFNGTPPTRVFLLRQQVQ